The genomic stretch GACACATCCATGTTTGAATTGCTATGATGCGTGTTGCAGTTCTGGATGGCTTGAAGTATACTTCCTCCCATGAGTGGGTCAAGAACGATGGCGCCGTGGCCACAATTGGCATCAGTGACCATGCCCAGGTGAAGCAACAACAACACTCACATGCTTTTCATGATATACCAATTCTCTGTCAATAATAATGATGATCTTTTGACTTCTGAGAGCAAGCTTGCAATTGCCAGAGTAATACATTTGGTTGCATAATAGAGCCCAAATATATTATGGAGACTTCCTTTTCAGACTCTAATAACAACTGAATAATAGTCACACCACACCATGACCATGGAGCGCATAATACAGTTCTGTGTTAGTATAGTTTTATGCTTGCAGGCTCTAACTAATAAACAAGTGTTTGACCAACTTGGTGGGTGCAGGGTCATCTCGGGGAGGTGGTGTTCGTGGAGCTGCCGGAGGCCGGCACGAAGGTGAGCCAAGGCGGCGCCTTCGGGAACGTGGAGAGTGTGAAGGCCACCAGCGACGTGAACTCGCCCATCTCCGGCGAGGTCGTCGAGGTCAATGCTAAGCTGTCCGAGACTCCCGGCCTGGTACGCGTTCCTTACTGCACTGCAAAACCAATTCTCACACAGCTTGTGTATTAACTATTACGTGATCCTAACGAACGGATTTGCAATGGCGCTGTGATCAATTTTCAGATCAACTCGAGCCCGTACGAGGACGGGTGGATGATCAAGGTGAAGCCGAGCAGCCCGACGGAGCTGGACGCGCTGCTCGACTCGGCCAAGTACACCAAGCActgcgaggaggaggacgcccacTAGTGTTCCcctttttgtttgtttcaaatcgTTTTTCTCGTTGTCGCAAACATATCTACTATTGCTGCTCTTCCTAGAGCAAATAAACCAGGCTTACCATGCCTTCTGTTCGTCGTTTGGGTTTCCGGCCCTGTCATTTAGATGAGTATATTTGCTACTCTTCTTCTATAAAAAGAACAGCAGTAACTCCTTAAACTCAAATTCAAACCAATAAAAGCAAACTCATACAAATATGACTCAAATTACTACAAATCTACAATGAACTTGAACTTGAATAAACTACTAAGATTAATTACATTATCCATTTAGTACTAGCTTCTCTAGGACGGCTATCTTTCAAGATCATGGTCGCAGAGTTCTATATCTTCTCCGCCGCTCCTTATACGAGCgcttgggttttttttcaagaTTTCTCAAGGCACGAACTGTGCTACGCTAGAGGCCAGGGGCAGCAACAAGCTTTGCTTTCGGCGCGCCGTCGAGGGATGCAGAAGTAAGGTGGTGCTGATATCTTTAAGGACTTACATTTTATTTCTTTTGCTTGTAAGGATGTTTCTATAAAGGCTGGTTTCGGATAATATATTGTAACTTCCACAAAAAAACTACATTACCCTACATCTAACCTGAATTCCTTTGTCAGTCTTCCTTGTCTTACAGTGCTCGAAGGCTTGGCGCTCTAGGTATTTGGAGCAGAGTATCAACATGTAGTCTGTCGGCTCGCTCCGCCTCGCGGCGGTCCACTACAACATCGTTCGGCTAATCAGGGCTACCGAGCTCGAAATTCAGCTTCGTGTCCGAGCCATAGAGGTGCACGGACTCGATGTCGTGCACCTTCGCCATTTGCGCTGCCAAATGGAAGGTGTTGATCCATATCCGTATCCTTTTGTGGGTGTTCCGGTTGGTGATTTCCACCACCCACGCCTCACACACACGCTTGCACAAGTCATGGTATTGTTGCGGCACTGACAAGTTGGGGTACCACGAGGAGGACGCACCACCACGAAAAGAGCCGTCGTAGGATCGGGATGCGCCAAGTTGAAGGAGCTCAATATTGTGGCTGATATGCTCGCTATATTGATCGAACGAGCTAAATCTGATGGCCAAATTGAAGGAGTGATCCCACATCttgttgatgggggtttatcaattcttcaatacgccgatgatacaattttatttatggaacatgatctcGATAAAGCTGGAAATTTAAAGCTAATATTGGCAGCTTTTGAGCATTTATCGGGActcaaaataaattttcataaaagcgaattgttctgCTTTGGCGAGACCCAGGACTCAGTTACCGAATATTCGAAATTGTTTGTCTATGGGCAAGGCCAGTTTCCTATCAACTATCTGGCATCCCGATTCACTATCGGACATTAACTATGGCTGAGTGGAAACtagtcgaggaaagacttcagaagagacttagtagttggaaaggtaaaatgcTATCCCTCGTAGGAAGACTGGTTCTCATTAATGCAGTACTCACTAATATGGTGCAgtatatgatatccttcttcaTCTTGCCAAAAGGCGTGTTACACAAGCTCGACTATTATAGatcgagattttttttttgcaagtggacagtgaaaaaaagaaatatcgactggtcaaGTGGTCTGTTGTATGCCAACCTAGAGATATGGGTGGGCTAGGGgttcatgaccttgaggtcaagaacTCGGCCTTGTTAGGTAAGTGGCTTCATAAGCTTCTAGCCGAACATGGCGTATGGCAGACCATGGTTAAAAGAAAGTACATCGGCGAGAAAGCGTTATCCCAGATCCTTTGACTCGCATTTTTAGACTAGCCTAATGGCAACGAAGAATTTTTTCTTCTTCAGATATGGTACTTTCAATATCAAGGATGGTTCGCAGATAAGGTTCTCGGAGGATTCATGACTAGGGAATATGCCTCTCTCTAAACAATATCCATCGTTATACAacattgttcgtcgcaaaagtgataccattgcatttgtaatggcaacctcacctccgacagtgacgtttagacgagatttaatcggtccgaggttttttttgcatggaatgccttACTTCTACGTTTGGAGTCCATTCAGTTGCCCGAAAGGCaggatgaatttcgttggaacttacaatCCAATGGAAAGTTCTCTATAAGTTCATTGTACAATGCAATTATCCAACCGAAAATACCAGTTGATaaaaataagaagatttggaagataaaAATACCGCTCAAAATTAAGATTTTAGTTGTTATTTGCGTCgaggagtaatcctaaccaaagataatcttgtgaaatgcaattggcatgggagtacgcagtgtgttttctgtcatcacaaCGAGACGATTAAACATTTGATCTTCCAATGCCGCTTTGccaggtctatatggtcatgcatccaagtagcttctgatctgtatcccccgactagtgtggccaatatctttggtaattggcttcatggtatcgatcacAGATTTAGAATGTTTATTAGGGTAGGGGCACTTGCCAATATATAGTCGCTATGACTGAttagaaatgacaaagtttttaatgataagaattgttctctcttgcaggttatctacagatgtaccgctACTCTCCGTTCGTGATCTGCACTGCAGAAGATGGAGAATCACGACCTctatacggaggtctgtacacggctggaggacacggcgagggatactttttccctacatgggtggcagcataatctacgggtTGGGCCTCTGTCTTCACCTTAGGCGGCTTACAGTTGCTCATGTTTGATATGTAATtcgcctttttattattactacagACTTTTGAGAATTTTTGAGCGGTTGtgcgtgttgtgggtatactttattggTATATCAATGGCGTGGCCtccttccggcaagcccgggtggcccacagatggggaTGTGGCATGTggtccatcgggcggcccagttgttgtagatcctgaaggatgaagtccagcccaggagcgaagagccggatcccaaccgacctacgaaggaggccggatccgtggaggcccataaggtaTCCGGATCCTGCACGACATAGatgggaggcggatccttgacgtacacgataAGACATTGTATCGTAGTtatgcaacttgtattccggctaggactctccatgtaaaccctagaaccgtgcgcctttataagccggatcctgggagccctagaggaacaaccacaactcattgtaacaacgcgaaagcgcctatataattccagacaagcagcagtagtccctgtcttcgagcaggtgttccgaagctgggtaaatcgcgtaccaccgtccgaaggactctccgccctatggcccctacttcttctccccctcgtgaggatccctcctccgaggtaccgtcgattaggcaccgGTGCCTATTTGGAAAGAGTTCGGAGAGGTCAGAGGGAGATAAAATtat from Lolium rigidum isolate FL_2022 chromosome 4, APGP_CSIRO_Lrig_0.1, whole genome shotgun sequence encodes the following:
- the LOC124705890 gene encoding glycine cleavage system H protein, mitochondrial; the encoded protein is MALRLWASSAANALKISSSGARAAAPAYSISRYFSTVLDGLKYTSSHEWVKNDGAVATIGISDHAQGHLGEVVFVELPEAGTKVSQGGAFGNVESVKATSDVNSPISGEVVEVNAKLSETPGLINSSPYEDGWMIKVKPSSPTELDALLDSAKYTKHCEEEDAH